The Gadus morhua chromosome 18, gadMor3.0, whole genome shotgun sequence DNA segment CAATTCTTCATGGCCATCTCAAGGACGTTCACTCCCTTTCTGACGAAGTATCAGACTGACGCACCAGTCATGCCATTCCTTTGCAAGGACTTGGTGGAGTTGTTCCAGGTAATCAAATTAATAATGAAGAAtcaagaagaaaagaaaaacaagttgAGCGTGTGTGGGGCATACTGTATGTGTGCGGGCATGCGTGTAGTAGGCAAAAATGGGAGACGCTGTTTGGTAGCTTGATTCATGAAACTCGTACCCAATCAAAACATAAAATGACTGAAAGATTATGTTTTTGCTCAGTAAAGGTCACTCATCATTATTTATACTTTCTTATGGTGATGTTAAGAGATTATTTTAAATAACTAATATAGAAATGTTTATCATGGTTAATGTGGTTATCAAGGTACCTACCCCTCTATGTAACAATTCCTATTACCCTTTCAGAGTATGCTTAGGCGTTTTGTCAAGAGGGAGCATCTCCAAAACATCACTCCAGTGCAGCTGGTGAGGCTGGATGTGGCTGACCAAAAGATCTGGGTCAACTTGAAGGAAGCTGACATAGGCTTGGGTGCAGAGGCAGCCCTGAAGGTAATTTAGATGTATTACTTATTACTTACTTTCTATCAAATGATGCTCCATATCCACCAGGCAGGAGAGAATGCTGTGTTAGGCCATTCAGCTGTATTTACAACACATTACCCATCTGTCAGGACCTCCAGAGAAAGAACAGCATAGGAGAGCTCACTGCCCTAGAGTTTAGGAAGGACTGCGTGAAGGGTATGTCAAATATCCTAAAGAAAGTCCAGGACAAGAGCCCCCTGAAGTACCCTATTGTGAGACAGGTGGCATGCCTGGACCCCACAGCCATGTACTCCGACCCGGACTGGTGCCAGGGAAGAATGAGGAGTGTAGTGCAGAAATTCCTGCAAGACAAGCAGTTGTCCAGAGGTGTCGCTGCTGGTATGAATAGTTCATAGAATAGTTTTAATGTTGTTCCTGATTATAAGGAACAATTGGACATAAGACCATCTGCTTATCATAATTAATCATCTAAATAAGATTTCACATATTTCCTTTCATCTGTTTTATTACAGGTGATGTGATTATCCAACAGTTTGGGAACTTCATGTCTGTCGAGGCTAAAAGTGAGAAGTTTTTGTCCTTCCGGCCCATCGAAACCAGGCTTGATGTGTTTCTGCATGGCTTTCTCAGCCAACCCTACCCTGAGCTTTGGGGTTTCTGTCAGAAGATCCTACTGTTATCCCATGGGCAGGCAACGGTCGAGAGAGGCTTCTCGATAAATAAGGAGGTGGAAACTGTAAACCTTAAGGAGGACGGTGTCATTGCCCAGAGACTGGTATGTGACTACGTTGCCGTTTGTGGGGGGGTTGCCAATGTCCCTCTCACCAAGGAGCTGCTGACCTCGGTGGGATCAGCAAGGTCAAAATATAGAGAACACCTTGACCTGGAAAAGAGGAAGAGCCAAGGTGCTGCACAAGGGCAGAAGAGGAAAGCTGCAGAAGAACACGTCGCTGAGcttaagaagaaaaagaaaactctCCTGGAGGTATGTGGCTCTCTGGAGAAAGATGCTGACCTGTTTGCCGAGCAAGCTGAGGGTAAGTCCGGCACCTTGATGGCTCAGCTCATAACGAAATCAAACATCCTCAGGAAGAGATGCAAGGAAAAATTAAGTGAGCTGAAAAGGATTGAGGCAGAACTGGAGATTAAGGCCACAGAACTGAGGCTCACCTGaggctcattgtgtgtgtgtgtgtgtgtgtgtgtgtgtgtgtgtgtgtgtgtgtgtgtgtgtgtgtgttaggttcattcgttgtttttttttgttagagGTTTGCAGCTGCACTTGTTATTTCATGAACCACAGAGCCAATGCTGTTTGACTCAATTTACTaaatttgtttgtgtatttttgtatattattttgtAAACTTCTTGTTCGGAAACATGCACTTGTTCTTACAGTTTTTGAACCAGAGAGCACtgagtatcactttatgttcaataaacagacaaaaagtaaacttgaatgagtctcattgagtgacacacatgctacgcttgggttgtaatacagcgggatccccccgaccatcgcgggtttaaggtcttaaatttcattcaaggtggtcttaaaaaggtcttaaaaagtcttaaatttgacttgctgaaacctgcagataccctgttaAAGGAATTGAATTTGTATGCTGGACCCAGTCTCAAGCTTTCATTAGTGAACGAACTTGTGTGCTTAACTTAGGTTAATCTAACTCTCCAGGTGAAATTCCTGGGGTGGCGTTGTTGGCAACATGTCACTAGTTCTTTAACTGAACTACACCATATTGTTTCCCCGACCGCGGAATGCCACAGTAGGTTACACTACTCTCTAGTCAGCTTTTAAGAAATATAATACCAGCAAAGAGTCCTGTAAGCCTGTTTAATAGCTTGATGTTTTGTCATGATAtgccaacccggtctcacgaaaatacgtgacactgtcacgttatttaatctattgaaactagagctgtcaagcgattaaaatattgaatcgtgattaatcacattaatgtcatagttaactcacgattaatcgcaaattatttttctatgctaaatatcccttgattttttttgtcccataattcgtctcattttaattctcttatcaacatggtgaagtgcatcagcttgccttgtgcaaatgatttttttattgataacaacattggcatatactgatcaaaacaggacgatacaaaaaaagagcctatagtgcaattaaacgactgctttgaacaaatgtaatttgaacatagcagtcaggctactgcttctttgttttgagccaaagaattttttttttttttaaataaaataattgcgttaatcgcgcgataattcttttaacgccgttaaaattggtttgcgttaacgtcgttaataacgcgtttaactgacggcTCTAATTTAAatgtgatcagggacacgtattttcaatttttttgtgGCTGGGGGTAGCTGTGGCTGTGGCAGTCCCGGACTGCAGCTGCCTTGGCCGGGTTAGTGGCTACACCATGCTCGTTCACCACGTGCCCCAAGAACAGCGTTTCCCTGGCCAGCAGGGAACCCTTGGCAGGGTTCAGCCGCAACCCAGCCCGGCGGATGGCCCCAAGAACCTCCCGCAGGTTCGCCAGCGCCCCCCCGAAATCGCGGGCGTGCACCAACAAATCGTCCAGGTACACGACA contains these protein-coding regions:
- the LOC115531111 gene encoding uncharacterized protein LOC115531111 isoform X1, encoding MVSISMDGPNVNWKFFELLQQEHAEQYGGVQLVNVGSCGLHTLHNAFKCGFSMWQLEKVLRGMHYLFHNTPARRDDFIALTKSSVFPLPFCGHRWIENLPVVERAIEVWPSLVTYVDAVRTKKVPNPGTASFDTIEAAKQDPLILPKLQFFMAISRTFTPFLTKYQTDAPVMPFLCKDLVELFQSMLRRFVKREHLQNITPVQLVRLDVADQKIWVNLKEADIGLGAEAALKDLQRKNSIGELTALEFRKDCVKGMSNILKKVQDKSPLKYPIVRQVACLDPTAMYSDPDWCQGRMRSVVQKFLQDKQLSRGVAAGMNSS